One genomic window of Ziziphus jujuba cultivar Dongzao chromosome 4, ASM3175591v1 includes the following:
- the LOC107417122 gene encoding fatty acid hydroperoxide lyase, chloroplastic, with protein MSIVMSISPPPPSASSSSSSSSPLASPPTPSSVPSPASLPVRTIPGSYGWPLIGSIPDRLDYFWFQGPETFFKKRLDKYKSTVFRTNIPPSFPFFFNVNPQVIAVLDCKSFSHMFDMDLVEKKNVLVGDFMPSVKFTGDIRVGAYLDPSEPQHSKVKNFAMDILKQSSKTWCQELMSSLSTLWDTIEADLSNNSSASILFPLQQFIFTFLTKCLIGADPSISPEIATSGYAMLDRWLALQLLPTVKIGILQPLEEIFLHSFAYPFFLVSGDYRKLYEFVEQNGKEVLQRGKTEFGLSKEESIHNLLFVLGFNAFGGFSVHLPSLINTIASDTSGLQQRIVQEVRSNGGSTLSFDSVREMDLVQSVVYETLRLNPPVPLQFARARKDFKISSHDSAYEIKKGELLCGYQPLVMKDPKIFSEPESFKPDRFKDNKELLNYLYWSNGPQTGSPSESNKQCAAKDYVTLTACLFVAYLFRRYDSITGSSTSITAVEKAKK; from the exons ATGTCAATCGTCATGAGCATATCACCTCCACCACCATCCGCCTCTTCGTCGTCTTCGTCTTCATCGCCGTTGGCATcgccaccaacaccttcttcaGTACCATCCCCGGCATCATTGCCGGTCCGTACAATCCCAGGAAGCTACGGTTGGCCGTTGATCGGATCCATTCCGGATCGACTGGACTACTTCTGGTTCCAAGGCCCCGAAACATTCTTCAAGAAACGACTGGACAAGTACAAGAGCACGGTGTTCCGCACAAACATACCTCCTTCTTTCCCATTCTTCTTCAACGTCAACCCCCAAGTCATAGCTGTTCTGGACTGCAAGTCCTTCTCGCATATGTTCGATATGGATTTGGTGGAGAAGAAGAACGTACTTGTTGGGGATTTCATGCCCAGTGTCAAGTTCACTGGTGATATCAGAGTCGGAGCTTATCTAGACCCCTCCGAGCCACAACACTCTAAG GTGAAGAACTTCGCTATGGATATCCTGAAACAAAGCTCCAAGACATGGTGCCAAGAACTCATGTCCAGCCTTTCCACCTTGTGGGACACCATAGAAGCCGATCTCTCCAACAATTCTTCAGCTTCAATCTTATTCCCACTCCAGCAATTCATATTTACATTCCTCACCAAATGCCTAATTGGTGCAGACCCTTCAATCTCACCGGAAATTGCTACCTCTGGCTACGCCATGCTCGACCGTTGGCTTGCTCTTCAGCTCCTACCCACCGTCAAAATCGGCATCCTTCAACCTCTAGAAGAAATTTTCCTCCATTCCTTTGCCTACCCATTTTTCCTCGTTAGCGGAGATTACAGAAAACTCTACGAATTTGTAGAACAAAATG gTAAAGAAGTGTTGCAAAGAGGGAAAACCGAGTTCGGACTGAGTAAAGAAGAGTCGATTCACAACCTTCTTTTCGTTCTGGGTTTCAACGCGTTTGGCGGTTTCTCGGTTCATCTACCGAGTTTAATCAATACCATAGCGAGTGACACGTCCGGGTTACAGCAAAGAATCGTTCAAGAAGTCAGATCAAATGGCGGGTCGACTCTGAGTTTCGACTCGGTTAGGGAAATGGATCTGGTTCAATCGGTTGTGTACGAGACTCTCCGGCTCAACCCGCCGGTTCCCCTCCAATTCGCCCGAGCCAGGAAAGATTTCAAAATCAGCTCGCACGACTCGGCCTACGAAATCAAGAAGGGTGAGTTATTATGTGGGTATCAGCCTCTGGTTATGAAAGATCCGAAAATCTTTTCAGAACCGGAGTCTTTCAAACCGGACCGGTTCAAGGATAACAAAGAGTTGCTGAATTACCTGTACTGGTCTAACGGACCGCAGACCGGTTCACCGAGCGAGTCAAACAAACAGTGTGCGGCTAAGGACTATGTGACTCTCACGGCTTGTTTGTTCGTTGCTTACCTGTTTCGCAGGTACGATTCGATCACTGGAAGCTCAACATCAATCACAGCCGTTGAGAAGGCTAAAAAATGA